The segment GACTCCGCCGTAGAAACGCCGGAGATCTCCGCCGCAGAGAattggcggtggtggtggtgatgggagagaagagagaagtaAGAGATGGGAGTCTCAAAGACACCACCATTTTTACTGTGTTGAGTGTGCAAGAAAAGAATGAGGGAGATGAGGTTTTGATATACCGTTTATTTGTTATCAGACTGTTTTGGTTTTGATaggcccaatttttattttgagttgggGGCCCATCATCTTATGGAAGAAACGAAGCCCACACCTAGTTTCATCCAACAGACCATTCCCAATCCAAACTGAAATTTCAAGTACAAAGTCTATGTCACCAAAGTTCAACATGCAACAAACCCacttaaatttcaaccaaaagAGAATGGAAAGAACAACAACTATTTGATAATGTTCACTTTGAAATATTTTCACTTCACACACCCAACGAGCTGGAAAACTAAAAGTATATTATATGTTGCCGCTTCATACGTTCTTTACAaaatacgatttttttttttttttttttttttaagagtgttCGTGTTTAAAATTCAACCGAACAAGTTTTTATAAGTGGGGGGACTCACCAAATTTTGTCTTAAAAACATGAAACTAGGGATCtatttggataccacttattactgaaaaaactataacaaaataattgggataaagtttaattacaaaattggttgtaaccttagACTACAAActcacttaataaaataaatatactacatattttgaaaatctaaccgttgaattgcatgttctttacgctcttaatacacatgtcaatttttgtgtcaatcggatattatttactatataatctataatcttatatttcatgcataattttaaattacaaaagcttgcaatttaaaattttattgatgacataactattgatctttaattttcttgaaattttgcaaacatagagaatgtaagaagaagatgtaatccaatggtggatttatcaaaattcatctccaataaaaagatattgagtgagtttgataGCCTTATcagttttgtaactaaactttgtccaaataatttttaaatgtgtaaatagtgacatgagactcatttttaataaaagttttgctGAAAAGTGATTTGTGGGTTCCATAAACAGTGCACAGGACCCACTAACACGCAACGCTGGACGCTGGACGCGCTATCCAAACGGATATTAGATGTAATTTTTATCCACATTATCCTCAGAgttcattttgatttttatcGACATTCTTGAGAATTCATTAGCTTCGGAATACATTCCTTTCAATTCTAATTAAcagttatatttatttattagtgtaTATATGGTACCACATCATTAGATATGATTCAAAGTTAAACATGCCTGCTGCTACTAGACGGTCTCTCTCAAAGATCCCCAGAGATATCTAACATCAACATTTGAGGTCCATATACTATTATATGCTTGCCCTCAAGATTCAAAAACATGTTAATACATTCTTGAACTAAAATGAAAAGTCCAGGACTAAAGCAAAAGATAGTCTACAATCTCTGAGTTAGTATGAATTGCCAACTCTCATAAGTCACAAATTAGATTAATCCAACTATGCTTCATTTTAAAATCATTCAGACATTCACCAACCAGCAATGAAATTCTGAACAAGGCAACATTCTATTACTTAACAAGCAgctaaaaaacaaatttctgAACAAggcaacaaagaagaaaaaacattctTTCTGGGGCTACAACCAGCAATGAAATTCTGAACAAGGCAACATTCTATTACTTAACAAGCCACAGCTAATACGAGTCTAGAATATGAAAGTCTGCATTTCAATCCAtccaagagagagaggaagggaGAGAATTGTCATCACATGCTTGCCACAGATTGCATACAAGAGAACAAACATTTACACGAGAAATCAGTTCTTCGTCACTTCTGGAGTCTCCATCAACTTAAAATTGATGAAGTCGCAGTCCTTCCAGGGTGTAAAATGATTCAGTGATCTTGGGGTTTTGAAAGGAGGTGGAGAGGCAGGCATGCGTGACAACTCATGCTTCCAAGAAGACCCATCATCTTCAATCAGCAGCTCAGCCATCTCTTCCAATTCAAGGTACTTCAGGGGGCTTTCAGGCTGAACCAATAAAGGAGAGTGTAATTATTAAAGGATCCTTGAAGAAAAGGTTACgacaaaccaaaccaaaatataagaaattttttctaaGAGAGAAATGCCAACAAACCTTCAATTTACTCCGCACTGGTGGTGCAGCACATGGAGATGCTAAGCACTTGGAAAGATCtaaacagaaaaaaaatatatcaatcaACAACCAAATTTCTAGGCAAAATTGCAAAGTTTAAGATATATACATGTTAACAAAGTTTGATTACCATTATCTAGTCCAACTGTCGTCAGAAATTCATCAATGTCCATAGCCTTAGTCTGTGCTTTGATGCATTCTTGATGATTGTGCAAAAATTGTTCCTCGGCAATAGGATGAAGTGCTTCCTGTGCCACCACACTAAACTTCTGGTTAAGATTCTTCTTTGATGCCCCATGCAGATGTGGCTTGCTAGAGTTAGAAATGTCAGAAAGCGCCTTCCTGGTACCAGTCTTCACCTTCTCTGAGGCTTTAGAGAcgcttttctttttgcttgtaTCATTTCTTATTTGTGAGGCACCAGATTCTTCACCAATGACAGCGAGATTCTTGGAAGTCTGCTTTTTTGGTGCATGATTTAGATCAGGCTTCCCTGAGTTCGACAAATCACCAAGTGGTCTCCTTCCGCCAAGACCTCCTTTCCCTTTCAGGACGTTAGTCTTACTCCCAACAGAAGAACCTGCAATTGATATCATGAGGTTAGACCGGCATGGCCCAAGAGATTAGTGGAGAGAAATGAGTAATTTAAAGCATTGTACAAAAAACTTTGATAATGTACCATTGTGGGGAATAAGAAAATTCTGATCTTGAATCAGACGACCAGAATGCATTGCCATTCTCGATTTTTCAGGCAAAATTCAAATCAACAGCCTGCAAAGCTTAGCAACCTATGAATGAGTAACCAAGCATATGAAATATAGAAGAAGTAGTAGATTTAACAGATTTTATTGTAATACAAACAGAGTTAAACCTAGGAAACAAAAATGAACGATCAAATAGCATCCAAAGCCCTCTACTAGCGGCATCCTAAGACTCCATCTTGTAAGATGGAGTCTAATCTTTGATTAGATGTATAGAAAATGCTATTcacttgttttctatttttagcaAATAGAAGATCCCAACCCAACCCCGCCCAACCAATTTCCATCTCCGATCAAACAGCATGACATTAAAAACACCAAACCAAGAAGATTTGAAGTATTCTTGTTACCAATAGGCAAGAATTGAATTGCATTATTCTAACATTCTTAATGCACAgatcaattacataaaataataccACAAATTGTAGTTTCCCTAAAAGAATTATCTCCCCAAATCAAAAAGTAAAACAAGTCCCATCTCCTACATCACCAAGAACAAGACCCCTCTATCACGACACTGCGAAAGCcagaaagaaattgtaaaaaaataacaacattGTGATACAGTAATTGTCTATTCAGTTGGATTAAACTATTCCCTCTTTCagttctttttaaattttcttgggTGCAAGGGGAGTGCcctaaacaaagaaagaatcaaacgcttcaaatttataattatctttcttttcttcttcaagtttTCTTGACAACCAAACAGAGCATGGTTATAATTTCTTGTTTTCTCCAATATTCAATTTCAGAAAAATGAAAGCATAAAAATATTCCGAAGAAGAAAATACACGAAACCCTAATAATCATAACACACAAAAGAAAGCCCtttctcaaataataaaaagataaatctTCTAATTTTCATGCGTAAGCCCTAAGATCcttcagaaaataaaaaaccctaataGGGAATTCCCAAAAAcacttttcccttttgtttggttgttgagaaaatggCACTTCGGTCTCTGATTTGATTCTTATCTAGACTTGATCGACTGGAAACATTCAAGTTCTTGAACCCTAAGTAATGAAACCCTacattaaatatttaatttctttaactAACTCAcattttctcggcaaccaaacacctTTTACCTTCTACTTTTTATTTgatattctttaaaaatttatcTACTTTTCAATCagatcagaaaaaaaaaataaataaataaaactaagaaGGAGAACTCACAGATGGGTTTCAAGGAGGAGATCTTTCTCTATTGTTTTAAGATTTTCTAGGGACTTTCTCGTCGATTTTCTTGCGTTTTCTCTGCGAATTTTCTGTTTCTTCTTGTAGGCAAATTTTGAAAATGGGTCTCTCAATTAGGTTGGTGCTATATATATTGAGGACTCCTTGGGTTCTAACGGTAACATTTTGCGCTGTTACAATATTGCCCCTCACTGAGATAGTTACCGATATAAGGTAGGTACCACCAATACCATTccgaatttttaaatttttttgctatctGAATATATGAAAATTCccagtggtttttttttttttttatcaaattaattcTATTGTGGCCAAAATACCACCTACATTTTTATACTTCTAATCCACACttttattagttcaaatttttgcATTCTTCTAGTTCCAATTTTTTTCATACATTTCCATAAGTACATATtcctttttgtcttcttttttaaaggTAGTACAAATTCTTATTTACTGGCTTTATTCAATTATGCTTTTATAACAAAATTCagtcatttttaaaaaaattgaactcaATTAAACAGCCTGTTGTTTATATTTCATCCCatgtatttgtaattttttttttttttaatgaacaaaaaaagGTCTCACTTGTGTGATTATTAACTCAACCCACTTAAAGCTGCTATTAATGGTGTGGGGTATCCCTGGGCAAGTTAGCGCTATTCACGTCGTGACACAACATTTTTGCGAAGCACACGACTCGAACCCTGCAACTTCTAGACTTGCAAGTGTGACCAAGTTCAGGATTCCTACCAATGCGTCATGTCCCCAGAGGGCCATGTATtggtaatatataaataaatgatgAATATAACACAATAACAAgtctaaattttagaattaaatgagaaattatctgttttatagatcaaattagaatttcacaCTTTTGATTGAGTTTTGTACATTTGGAATTAAAtgagaaatgaattttttaaagcTGATTAAAGATCAAATTGATACAACTTTTGGTTGAGGGAAGAAATTACCAAATCAAATGTACGAGTAATCTAAATGACAAACAATTTAGTTGGgcctctttttatttaaatatagcTTTATTGCTTATTTTGATGtcttggattttttaaaaagagaaggCCCCACTGTGACCAAATATTAAAGCCCATCAGGGTCAGAAGCCTTGAAGGGCTTTGAAGACTtctaaaactaaagaaaatgaaGTTAACGCCAAGCAGATGCGACTGTGATGGTCCGGCCCATCCAACCAATGCAAACGCCACCGTTTTGATCTGTAACCGTGAACCCGTGTTGACTCGGTTCACTGCACTGAGTTTAGCTTTCAAAGTTTCGGACACGTTTTGACTCAGTGGTTTCAACTCGAACCCAGCCATTCCTATCCGGGCCCGCCACTTCCCAAAAACCTCGCATCTTTCCACACGATCCCTCCCTTCACAAGCAATCGAGTTCGCTAACTTCCGACTCAGTCCCACCTCGATCTTAACTCGCTCCGAGTTATCCCTGCTCATCGTTGCTTCGAACGAGTCAAACAGGGCACCGTAATACGAGCAAGCCTCCGTCACCCGCGCCATAAACGGCGCCGTATTTGTGTTCATCTCCCGTTCTACCAAAATCACCACGCGCGGCCCCAGCCCCTTCACGCGCCTGGCAACTCCTCGCGAGAATTGTTCGTCGAAACGCTCTCGTCAGCCATTCTGTACAACTTGAAAGCGAAATTCACCACCAGCGACTCGTCCGGTTCGCATCCCAGCGACTCGCGAGTCAAATCGCCGAGTTTGAAAATcgttactgtttttttttttttagataagagAATCGTTACTGTTTATATTTCATCCCATGCATTCGTAATATATAAATACTCCTTGCTACGCACTACGCAGCTTTCAACCATTCAGAGTGGAGCATGTATTCCGGGGAGGGAATAAATGTGCCTACGTGCTTGCAAAAAGGGGTTGTTCTATGTTGAAGGATATTccgtttaaccaaaaaaaaaaaaaaatatatatatatatatatatatatatatatatatatatatatatagtatacaCTCTAACTAGAGTAggaaaattaagataaaatttttatttgaaaaagtattaaattatataccaaaaaaaaatgtcacacataAAGTTAGAGTAACTATTTAGcatatgaatatttattttactataatagttTCTTAATACTTATTTGCTAAAGTCAATATTTGCTTACTAAAAAtttctaagaatgataacaaatagCATTATCTTCCAATAATAAGTAGTTGAGTTTTGCTAAgacattgtcacaatatttaatttttcataataaatgaTATCATATACTATAATTGAAGTTTTTCATCAAATACCTTTAACTACAcgcaatgaaattttttttcatttgtacCTTCTTCTTTGTCATTCTATATGAGTTTAGGTGTAATGTTtagcttatttagtttttaataaacACCTATTTTaggcaagaaaataaaaaagataacaaaaaacATGTGTCATGGAATTTCccattagataaattataacttttaaagatttaaacttaaaaaataaatgttctttagataataaataaaacaccttATATCATCATTCAAACTTTCAAAGTATTACCActatctaaaactcaaaatacgtaaagaaaatttttggattgttaaattttagttgaagtattttagacattacacaatataatattttaagaatcatatgCTATTAGAATTTAACTAAGAGAATAACAATATAACATATTTACTCTCTTCCAAAATATTACGAGGAAAgttgcttgattttaaagtttaaggtgGAATTTTGAattaccccaaacataaaggatgaaaagtgTTTGTAATGACCCAATTTGAGTTCTAAGCCCAAGAGACAAAAAGATCTTGACTCAAagagcccaaaacaataaatttttaaagagtGAGTCAGAAAACTAGGTTCTAATGAATTGGTCAACAATTATAGTAGGTCTAGATGACCTGAAAGTAAAGATAAACAGGTTTTATCCAAAGAAAATCGTCATTAGCACAATCTGAGGAGATGTgttcttatatataaatatatatatatatatatatatatatatatatttttaatttgattacaagtttaATTCTTCTTGTTATAGTGTTTTTCCCTTAATTTCTCGATCCCCCTTCCTCAGgatattctttctcttttatactgtcttccttctttcatctccaTCCTCCACGTATAGATCAGGTTTGTGGCACTGATCCTTGTCCTATTAGTaccttcttgaagtctttgggagtagctgtaaggctgaaaattactattcaggtatcactttcatattaatgcggtcagagagttaactacaaagcattcaatgcagtggtagtagttttctcttagatatttcatagttCCCCTTTGTCCTGAGCTTTCATGATGTGTATTCTTATCAATAAAATCTCTCGGAACATTGCTCTGGATGGCAAACCACACCCTCTGATCTCTGCTTTGCTTAGTCGAGAAGGCATCCCTCCTCGAACCACCTTCCTAGACCCTCATGACCAAACctcatttcttcattcattgatGCAAACTTCCATGACAGCGTTTACCCGTCCTCGGACTACTAGATGTCTTGGGATTGGGCCCCCGAcccaacatatatatagatatatattacTAGACCTATCATACCTCCAGTGTTTTTATCCCaagtatttaattattattttttgtgtgtaatactatgtgtttttacttaaaaatgttgtgtaaagataaaaatataataaaaaatacataaagtcaacccaagaaaattgtacatgaattttggctcaacaaagttgagtaaaccaaaaaagaaaaagaaaaatttctaaaaatacaaCATAATGGGACAACATTTTCgtaatacctttataatttttttttttttttttttactcataaaGAAATAACACTTTagtagttgtgaaaatattataatgacaacaaaatgtttgcaatattttcacaacaaatcataatgTAGTAAGTTATTACGAGTTGTTATTggttggtaaaaaaataatttcattgataagtttaaattactatctataatttattataaaagtgttgtgaaaaatgtcaTAAATATCGCACTTTTTTTCACAAAACCTTTacttttagttgtggttggttctagtatgatattttattattttattttagcctataaggaattaacacctaaacaattgtgaaaatattgtggcaatttattgtgttaatatttttttagggtaACAGCTCATAcgtagattaaaaaaataaaaaataaaaagcatattCAATAGGCGatatttcagaaaaaaaaaaaaaaaaaaaaaaaaaaaaaaaaaaaaaaaaaggccaatgaAACAGTTTtgattgaataaaccaaaactaTAATAGCTTTGGTACTGAAGCTTTGCACATtgactctttttatatatagccATGATCAATATAACACAATAGCAAGTTTGAATTTAGAATTAAATgagaaattaattgttttattttatatgtcaaattagaatttcaatacttttgatttaatttgatACTTTTGGAGTTAAATGAGAAATGCATTTTAAAAGTTGATTAAAGATAAAATTGATACGACTAATGGTTGAGGGACgaaattaacaaaatcaaatgtataagaacaaaattgaaattattctaGTAATCTAAATTCTAAGGACAAACAATTTTAGTTGGgcctctttttatttataaatagctTTATGTCTTTTTTTAATGTCTTGGATTTTTTATAAAGAGAAGGCCCCACTGTGACCTAAGATTAAGGCCCATCAGGGTCAGGAGCCTTGAAGAGCTTTGAAGACCACAAGGCTTCTTTTACTTCATGCTCCAAGCACTTAGGATGAGCTGTGAAGACTTTTAAAACTAAAGAAATTTTCTCTAAAAtgggtaaaaactaaaaagaatcaGAAGCATTTTGCAGTGTCTCTTATGGTCCACATATAATGTGGGGAACAGCATACACATTCCATCACTAAATTCTTGAGCAACCAATGCCATTTTTTCCctatatttctttctctctctctctttttctttttctttttttcttttttttcagatGAGAAGTCAAATGAATTTGCACCTagtcaaccaatcacaaaaactCAATAATCTTTAcgcaattaaaattaaaattccagccaattaaaatattaaataaaatagggAGAGGATTTGCAACATACATGTATTTAGCAATTGCTACATAAAAAGTT is part of the Quercus robur chromosome 9, dhQueRobu3.1, whole genome shotgun sequence genome and harbors:
- the LOC126699659 gene encoding protein PATRONUS 1-like isoform X1, with product MAMHSGRLIQDQNFLIPHNGSSVGSKTNVLKGKGGLGGRRPLGDLSNSGKPDLNHAPKKQTSKNLAVIGEESGASQIRNDTSKKKSVSKASEKVKTGTRKALSDISNSSKPHLHGASKKNLNQKFSVVAQEALHPIAEEQFLHNHQECIKAQTKAMDIDEFLTTVGLDNGNQTLLTYLSKCLASPCAAPPVRSKLKPESPLKYLELEEMAELLIEDDGSSWKHELSRMPASPPPFKTPRSLNHFTPWKDCDFINFKLMETPEVTKN
- the LOC126699659 gene encoding protein PATRONUS 1-like isoform X2, with translation MAMHSGRLIQDQNFLIPHNGSSVGSKTNVLKGKGGLGGRRPLGDLSNSGKPDLNHAPKKQTSKNLAVIGEESGASQIRNDTSKKKSVSKASEKVKTGTRKALSDISNSSKPHLHGASKKNLNQKFSVVAQEALHPIAEEQFLHNHQECIKAQTKAMDIDEFLTTVGLDNDLSKCLASPCAAPPVRSKLKPESPLKYLELEEMAELLIEDDGSSWKHELSRMPASPPPFKTPRSLNHFTPWKDCDFINFKLMETPEVTKN
- the LOC126699374 gene encoding scarecrow-like protein 8, with translation MNTNTAPFMARVTEACSYYGALFDSFEATMSRDNSERVKIEVGLSRKLANSIACEGRDRVERCEVFGKWRARIGMAGFELKPLSQNVSETLKAKLSAVNRVNTGSRLQIKTVAFALVGWAGPSQSHLLGVNFIFFSFRSLQSPSRLLTLMGFNIWSQWGLLFLKNPRHQNKQ